From one Cyprinus carpio isolate SPL01 chromosome B3, ASM1834038v1, whole genome shotgun sequence genomic stretch:
- the LOC109098121 gene encoding homeobox protein Dlx4a, with the protein MTMTSLSESLVASDPSKSAFLEFSHGYQSHQQHSPGVSHAHYPVHGLHQGAHSQYDAAFSSGAASYGRPLTYHYPTAHHHPAYLPYQHNNAVAHSRVEDADSEKQSSIESGEIRLNGKGKKIRKPRTIYSSLQLQALNQRFQQTQYLALPERADLAAKLGLTQTQVKIWFQNKRSKYKKIMKHGSSGPEGEHLQAASATACSPGMPPLWDVSMSTKGAPMHSGGYMNSFGHWYPGHHQDPMARTQMM; encoded by the exons ATGACTATGACTTCACTGTCTGAAAGTTTGGTGGCTTCAGACCCCTCAAAATCGGCTTTTCTGGAGTTCAGTCACGGTTACCAGTCTCACCAGCAGCATTCGCCCGGTGTGTCTCACGCGCACTATCCGGTGCACGGTTTGCATCAAGGCGCACATTCGCAGTACGATGCGGCCTTCTCCTCGGGCGCTGCTTCGTACGGCCGTCCGCTCACTTACCACTATCCCACAGCCCATCACCACCCCGCTTACCTACCCTATCAACACAACAACGCAGTCGCTCATTCAAGAGTAGAGGATGCAG ACTCCGAGAAGCAAAGTTCGATTGAAAGTGGAGAGATACGGCTGAACGGGAAAGGGAAGAAGATTCGCAAACCGCGCACGATCTACTCGAGCTTGCAGCTGCAGGCGCTCAACCAGCGCTTCCAACAGACCCAGTACCTCGCGCTGCCGGAGCGCGCCGATCTGGCGGCCAAACTGGGGCTGACACAAACACAG GTAAAGATATGGTTCCAGAACAAACGTTCCAAGTACAAAAAGATAATGAAGCATGGCTCAAGTGGACCAGAAGGAGAACACCTTCAAGCAGCTTCTGCAACAGCATGTTCACCAGGAATGCCACCCTTGTGGGATGTTTCCATGTCAACCAAAGGTGCCCCCATGCACTCTGGAGGATATATGAACTCTTTTGGACACTGGTACCCTGGTCATCATCAAGACCCAATGGCCAGAACTCAGATGATGTGA